From the Euphorbia lathyris chromosome 6, ddEupLath1.1, whole genome shotgun sequence genome, one window contains:
- the LOC136234008 gene encoding protein CROWDED NUCLEI 1-like isoform X1 — translation MLVVVMRREAHESAFSRQREDLREWQQKLQEGEERLSKAQRIINQREERSDENDKIFKQKEKDLEEAQRKIDEANSMLKKKEDEMSCRQANLVLKEKACFFLLLHCTFFIYLDFSLLFLHEFDATRKKLVIKEEELRVREEKLNDREKVLELFCFHIQQIYSL, via the exons ATGTTGGTCGTTGTTATGAG GAGAGAAGCACATGAGTCTGCATTCTCTAGACAAAGGGAGGATTTGAGAGAATGGCAACAGAAATTACAAGAGGGAGAAGAGAGGCTGTCAAAAGCACAAAGAATTATTAACCAAAGAGAGGAAAGGTCCGATGAGAATGATAAGATCTTTAAGCAAAAAGAGAAAGACCTTGAAGAGGCTCAAAGGAAAATTGATGAAGCAAACTCCAtgttgaaaaagaaagaagatgaaatgAGCTGTAGACAGGCTAACCTAGTTCTAAAAGAGAAGGCATGTTTTTTCCTCTTGCTGCATTGTACATTCTTTATATATCTTgacttttctcttttgtttctGCATGAATTTGATGCCACAAGAAAGAAATTAGTAATAAAAGAGGAAGAATTACGTGTTCGGGAAGAGAAGCTAAATGACAGAGAAAAG
- the LOC136234008 gene encoding protein CROWDED NUCLEI 1-like isoform X2 encodes MLVVVMRREAHESAFSRQREDLREWQQKLQEGEERLSKAQRIINQREERSDENDKIFKQKEKDLEEAQRKIDEANSMLKKKEDEMSCRQANLVLKEKACFFLLLHCTFFIYLDFSLLFLHEFDATRKKLVIKEEELRVREEKLNDREKISKEKC; translated from the exons ATGTTGGTCGTTGTTATGAG GAGAGAAGCACATGAGTCTGCATTCTCTAGACAAAGGGAGGATTTGAGAGAATGGCAACAGAAATTACAAGAGGGAGAAGAGAGGCTGTCAAAAGCACAAAGAATTATTAACCAAAGAGAGGAAAGGTCCGATGAGAATGATAAGATCTTTAAGCAAAAAGAGAAAGACCTTGAAGAGGCTCAAAGGAAAATTGATGAAGCAAACTCCAtgttgaaaaagaaagaagatgaaatgAGCTGTAGACAGGCTAACCTAGTTCTAAAAGAGAAGGCATGTTTTTTCCTCTTGCTGCATTGTACATTCTTTATATATCTTgacttttctcttttgtttctGCATGAATTTGATGCCACAAGAAAGAAATTAGTAATAAAAGAGGAAGAATTACGTGTTCGGGAAGAGAAGCTAAATGACAGAGAAAAG